One genomic region from Salvia hispanica cultivar TCC Black 2014 chromosome 2, UniMelb_Shisp_WGS_1.0, whole genome shotgun sequence encodes:
- the LOC125207073 gene encoding F-box protein At4g09920-like — protein MDGTHCNTDCNKRTKIKRGSGFRDDRISELPDEIIYIILSFLPLREAAATSILSHRWQHSWKHTSNLDFYDPDAMFTNTKSWRADKCPRVKMVNSALASHQAPFIKDFTISIYVHKSAHSTISKWLEFAQSRQVERLDLNFNSMIKSERCGVVLEDLVREMRPMKYLKALSLTAMKVSGQDISYFLKSCPMLRELNITRSSFTSDVHVSGDLEILRIHKCTFRKFVIEISAPHLFEIVADVYEVHSKAKPGALRFRNVPRLAIASLEMGNLRYNAANFASTVSCFTSHLHHLQKLVLFISSKPKIHLREELPYMPNLKEFYIVVSRVHAHLCLVPVTSIISACPHLQMFTFKFYMYEDDERCPDNYEYKQIYGYEPSRVYGCPHERLRMLKFQGSCATDIVKLMTYISGRCVEYQKINTCTPDMSEAKVQAHMCHIQQLQSKLPHQVEFKFY, from the exons ATGGATGGAACCCACTGCAATACCGACTGCAATAAGAGGACAAAGATCAAG CGTGGATCAGGGTTTAGGGATGACAGAATCAGTGAGTTACCTGATGAGATCATATACATAATTCTATCTTTCCTACCCTTGAGAGAAGCTGCAGCCACTAGCATTCTTTCTCACCGATGGCAGCATTCGTGGAAGCACACTTCTAATCTCGACTTTTACGACCCAGACGCCATGTTTACCAATACCAAATCATGGCGTGCTGATAAGTGCCCCCGTGTCAAAATGGTTAATTCGGCTCTTGCATCACATCAAGCCCCTTTTATTAAAGACTTCACAATTTCGATTTATGTACACAAATCAGCACATAGCACAATCTCCAAATGGCTTGAATTCGCGCAGTCGAGACAAGTTGAGCGATTGGATTTGAACTTCAACTCTATGATTAAGAGTGAAAGGTGTGGGGTTGTGTTAGAAGATTTGGTGCGAGAGATGAGGCCTATGAAATATCTCAAGGCTCTATCTCTAACAGCTATGAAAGTGAGTGGTCAAGACATCTCCTATTTCCTCAAAAGTTGTCCCATGTTGAGGGAACTTAATATCACAAGATCGTCTTTCACATCTGATGTTCATGTCTCCGGCGATTTGGAGATTCTTCGGATACATAAATGCACCTTTAGGAAATTCGTTATCGAAATTTCTGCTCCACATCTTTTTGAAATTGTTGCTGATGTTTATGAAGTTCATTCCAAAGCAAAACCAGGCGCCCTACGGTTCAGGAATGTTCCAAGACTTGCCATAGCAAGTCTTGAAATGGGAAATCTAAGATATAATGCGGCCAATTTTGCTTCAACAGTATCTTGCTTTACTTCCCATCTCCACCATCTCCAAAAACTCGTATTGTTTATCTCATCAAAACCTAAG ATTCATTTAAGGGAAGAGCTTCCTTATATGCCTAATCTAAAGGAGTTTTACATTGTAGTTTCGCGTGTCCATGCGCACCTCTGTCTTGTGCCGGTAACATCTATAATATCGGCATGTCCTCATCTTCAGATGTTCACATTCAAG TTTTATATGTatgaagatgatgaaagaTGCCCAGACAACTATGAATATAAGCAAATTTATGGCTATGAACCATCGCGTGTTTATGGATGCCCACACGAGCGTCTCAGAATGTTAAAGTTTCAAGGATCGTGTGCAACCGATATCGTCAAATTGATGACCTATATTTCAGGTCGTTGCGTTGAATATCAAAAGATAAATACTTGTACTCCAGATATGAGTGAGGCTAAGGTACAAGCTCATATGTGCCATATACAACAACTACAATCCAAGTTACCTCATCAAGTTGAATTcaagttttattaa
- the LOC125205033 gene encoding glutamate receptor 2.2-like codes for MAEEAGMMAEGHAWIISDVLTSLVDSVDSTIEAMQGVLGVRPHIPRSHELSRFTKRWRRRFHEENPEMDRTELNVFGLWAYDSTTALADSVERVGVASPQFKKSVQRWNLTDLEAIGTSNSDPSLVHLIRNYKSKGLSGDFTISNGQMHASAFEIVNVVGAGANRVGFWTEKYGISQKLLVDDPKTLYSAKKDDLGGVVWPGRGVLVPRGWEVSTNGTKLKVGVTNKGGFPEFTKVERNSETNAVEVTGFCIDVFKQVMESLPYGVPYEFIPMDFLDHVTTGDYSDISIPTTNVVNQEANSFKGLFLVAGLSSSVALAVFVSGFVYENRGILRSTDSTKHKIDALARTFYQRKEGLARGRVSAASQEGIFVLPEDDWFNEVCQDAIEKLSGQPKNTNGERDLNSPTASVSAQSISSMRSHGSS; via the exons ATGGCGGAAGAAGCAGGGATGATGGCTGAAGGGCATGCTTGGATTATCTCCGACGTGCTAACCAGTCTCGTGGATTCTGTTGATTCAACCATTGAGGCAATGCAAGGCGTATTAGGCGTGAGGCCTCACATTCCACGATCGCATGAGCTTAGCCGCTTCACtaagagatggagaaggaggttTCACGAGGAAAATCCGGAGATGGACAGAACAGAACTTAATGTTTTTGGGCTGTGGGCTTACGACAGCACCACTGCGTTAGCTGATTCAGTCGAACGCGTTGGAGTGGCGTCCCCACAGTTCAAGAAATCTGTGCAAAGGTGGAATTTGACAGATTTGGAAGCAATAGGGACTTCAAATAGTGATCCATCTTTAGTTCATTTGATCAGAAACTATAAGTCCAAAGGGCTGAGTGGCGATTTCACTATAAGTAACGGGCAGATGCACGCGTCTGCCTTTGAGATAGTGAATGTCGTTGGTGCAGGAGCGAACAGAGTCGGATTCTGGACAGAAAAGTACGGCATTTCACAGAAGCTGCTGGTAGATGACCCGAAGACACTCTACTCGGCTAAAAAGGACGATCTTGGGGGCGTGGTATGGCCGGGGCGGGGAGTTCTCGTGCCTAGAGGCTGGGAGGTTTCGACAAACGGGACGAAGCTGAAGGTCGGAGTTACCAATAAGGGAGGATTCCCTGAGTTCACCAAAGTTGAAAGAAACTCAGAAACAAATGCTGTTGAAGTGACTGGCTTTTGCATTGATGTTTTCAAACAAGTGATGGAATCTCTACCATATGGTGTCCCATATGAGTTCATTCCTATGGATTTTCTTGATCATGTTACTACTGGAGATTATTCAGATATTTCTATTCCAACAACTAATGTGGTAAATCAAGAAGCCA ATAGTTTCAAAGGCCTCTTTCTGGTTGCTGGTCTGTCGTCATCCGTAGCTCTAGCTGTGTTTGTGTCGGGATTTGTATACGAGAATCGGGGTATATTGAGGTCTACTGATTCTACCAAGCACAAGATTGATGCACTAGCTAGAACTTTTTATCAGAGGAAAGAAGGTTTGGCAAGAGGGAGAGTTTCTGCAGCTAGTCAAGAAGGGATATT TGTACTTCCAGAAGATGACTGGTTCAATGAAGTTTGTCAAGACGCGATAGAGAAGCTGAGTGGTCAACCGAAGAACACCAACGGAGAGCGTGACCTCAACAGTCCAACCGCATCTGTTTCAGCTCAATCTATCTCATCCATGAGATCTCATGGAAGCTCCTGA